The segment GGCAACTCCGGCGGCATGTCGGAAACGGGGGGCAGATACACGGGGTGCGAGGACGCCGCCGCGGACAGCCGCCTGACGGCGCGCCCGACGAGGGAGACCGACCGGGGACGGAAGTCCTCCACCTGTCAGGTCTTTCGGCGTGTTCTCGGTACTCGTGAACGGTATCACAAACTATTTGATGAGAGCTTTACCATGAACGTGTGGTACCTGTCACACCGTAGGCCCACAAGTGCCGCCGAACGGGTGCCGCCGAACGGCCCAGCGGGAGTTGACGTCCGGTCAGGAACGCCGCTCGCCGTGCTGGCCGGCCGCCGTCGCGCCCGTCCCGAGCCGTCCCAGCAGGGCCTTGTCCTCGGCCGACAGCTCGGCCATCGCGGGCGCGTCCCCGCCCGCGTCCGCGGCGGTCGGGGCGTCCTCCCCGGCGGTCGCCGGAGCGCCCGCGGCGGCACCCGGTTCGCCGTCCCGGTAGCGGGGCGGCACGAAGGACTGGACGGCCTTCGGCGCGCGCGGCCGGAACCGCGGCATCAGCAGCACCGCGAGGCCGGCCAGGCACAGGCCCGCCATGGTGAGGACCACCGTGCGGCCGGTGTGGGTGATCGACACCGCGACGGTGCCGAAGGCGATCAGCGCGGCCCAGAAGTACATGATCAGCACGGCCCGGCTGTGCGAGTGCCCGACCTCCAGCAGCCGGTGGTGCAGGTGCTGCTTGTCCGCCGCGAACGGCGACTTGCCCGCCCAGGTGCGGCGCACCACGGCCAGCAGCAGGTCGGCCAGCGGCAGCGCGATCACCGTCAGCGGCAGGACCAGCGGGATGTAGATCGGCACCAGGGCGTGCACGGCGGTGGTCTGCGAGCCGACCTGCTCGGTGATCAGGTCGGGGTCGACCCGGCCGGTGATGGAGATCGCCGCGACGGCCAGCATCAGGCCGAGCATCATCGAGCCGGAGTCGCCCATGAAGATCCGCGCCGGGTGCAGGTTGTGCGGCAGGAAGCCCAGGCACATGCCGATCAGCACCGCGGTGAACAGCGCGGCGGGCGCGGCGTCGTTGATCCCGTAGCCGAGCCAGAGCCGGTACGAGTACAGGAAGAAGGCCATCGCGGCGATGCAGACCATGCCGGCCGCCAGGCCGTCCAGGCCGTCGATGAAGTTCACCGCGTTGACCATGACGACCACCAGCACGACCGAGATCAGCATGCCCTGGGTCGGGGTGACCGGGACGGAGCCGTAGCCGGGCACCGGGATGGCGATCACCGTGATGCCCTGCCAGACCATCACGCCGGCGGCGATCATCTGCCCGCCGAGCTTCACCAGCGCGTCCACGCCCCACTTGTCGTCCAGGACGCCCAGCACGAACATGATCCCGGCCCCGGAGAGCAGCGCCTTGATGTCCGCGCTCTGCACGAACAGCCGCCCGAGGTTGGTCAGTTGGGACGCCGCCAGCAGGCCGGCCAGCAGGCCGCCGAACATGGCGATGCCGCCCAGCCGCGGGGTCGGTTCGCGGTGCACGTCGCGGGCCCGGACGGCGGGCATCGCGCCGGCCGCGATGGCGAACTTCCGCACCGGGCTGACCAGCAGGTAGGTGACCGCCGCCGAGACGAACATCACCAGCAGATACTCACGCACCACTGGCCTCCAGGGTCACGCTCGGACGGACGAGTACGCAGGGTACTCCCGCGCTGGTTCGGGGTTCGGGGTGCGTCGCCACGGACCACACCTTATTGACTCCGACGCCCGGCTCCCGCATCGCGGTTCTCCTCGAGCGGCCCGGACCTCGCGCCGACCCCGTGCCGGACCGCTCAGCGCCGCCCGGCGAAGGCCCGGGCCAGCTCCCGCACCCGCCCGCGCACCGGCTCGACCGCCTCGCCGCGGAGCACCCGGCCGAGCAGCTCGCCGACCTCGCCGAGCTCCGCCTCGCCCATCCCCTGGGCCGCGCACGTCCCGGTGCCCAGCCGGATCCCGGAGGTCTCGGCGGGCGGCGCCGGGTCGTACGGGACGGCGCACCGGCCGAGCATCAACCCGGCCGCGGCGCACCGGCGTTCGGCCTCCACGCCGGTCATGCCGAGGGCCCGGACCGAGGCCGACACCAGGTGGGTGTCGGTGCCGCCGGTGAG is part of the Kitasatospora cineracea genome and harbors:
- a CDS encoding MraY family glycosyltransferase, encoding MREYLLVMFVSAAVTYLLVSPVRKFAIAAGAMPAVRARDVHREPTPRLGGIAMFGGLLAGLLAASQLTNLGRLFVQSADIKALLSGAGIMFVLGVLDDKWGVDALVKLGGQMIAAGVMVWQGITVIAIPVPGYGSVPVTPTQGMLISVVLVVVMVNAVNFIDGLDGLAAGMVCIAAMAFFLYSYRLWLGYGINDAAPAALFTAVLIGMCLGFLPHNLHPARIFMGDSGSMMLGLMLAVAAISITGRVDPDLITEQVGSQTTAVHALVPIYIPLVLPLTVIALPLADLLLAVVRRTWAGKSPFAADKQHLHHRLLEVGHSHSRAVLIMYFWAALIAFGTVAVSITHTGRTVVLTMAGLCLAGLAVLLMPRFRPRAPKAVQSFVPPRYRDGEPGAAAGAPATAGEDAPTAADAGGDAPAMAELSAEDKALLGRLGTGATAAGQHGERRS